In Daucus carota subsp. sativus chromosome 4, DH1 v3.0, whole genome shotgun sequence, one DNA window encodes the following:
- the LOC108218635 gene encoding probable cinnamyl alcohol dehydrogenase 6 isoform X2 produces the protein MAQTTPNHTQTVSGWAAHDSSGTITPYVFKRRHEITGLITKVGSDVSKFKIGDRVGVGCLAASCLKCDFCKQEEENYCDEIQLTYNGIFWDGSITYGGYSKMLVADHRFVVKVPDSLPMDAAAPLLCAGITVYSPFKDHNLLESPGKRIGIVGLGGLGHVAIKFGKAFGHHVTVISTSPSKEKEAKERLGADDFIISTDPEQMKSKFRTLDFILDTVSAHHSLGPTLELLKKKGTLMLVGAPDKPLDLPAFPMIFGKRSVKGSMTGSMKETQEMLDVCAKHNIRCDIEVVKTDQINEALDRLARNDVKYRFVIDIAGKP, from the exons ATGGCTCAAACAACTCCCAATCACACACAGACTGTATCTGGCTGGGCAGCTCATGATTCATCTGGCACCATCACTCCCTACGTCTTCAAACGCAG GCATGAAATTACTGGATTGATAACAAAGGTGGGAAGCGATGTGAGCAAGTTTAAGATAGGGGATAGAGTGGGAGTGGGGTGTTTGGCGGCTTCGTGTTTGAAGTGCGATTTTTGCAAACAAGAGGAGGAGAATTACTGTGATGAGATTCAGCTCACCTACAATGGCATTTTCTGGGATGGCAGCATCACCTACGGTGGCTACTCCAAGATGCTTGTAGCTGATCATCG ATTTGTGGTGAAGGTGCCAGACAGCTTGCCGATGGATGCAGCAGCACCACTCTTGTGTGCAGGAATTACAGTGTATAGCCCCTTCAAGGACCACAACTTGCTTGAATCTCCAGGAAAGAGAATAGGTATTGTTGGATTGGGTGGGCTTGGTCACGTTGCTATCAAATTCGGGAAGGCATTTGGTCACCATGTCACTGTTATCAGCACATCTCCTTCGAAAGAAAAGGAGGCTAAAGAGCGTTTGGGTGCCGATGATTTCATCATCAGCACCGATCCTGAACAGATGAAG TCCAAGTTCAGGACACTGGACTTCATATTGGACACGGTCTCAGCGCATCACTCTCTTGGACCGACTTTAGAGCtgcttaaaaagaaaggaacaTTGATGCTTGTTGGTGCTCCGGATAAGCCTCTGGACCTACCTGCTTTCCCGATGATATTCG GCAAAAGATCAGTGAAGGGTAGCATGACCGGAAGCATGAAAGAAACGCAGGAAATGCTGGATGTATGCGCCAAGCACAACATCAGGTGTGATATCGAAGTTGTCAAAACTGATCAAATCAACGAAGCTCTTGACCGTCTTGCTAGGAACGATGTCAAGTATCGTTTCGTCATTGATATTGCTGGGAAACCATAG
- the LOC108218635 gene encoding probable cinnamyl alcohol dehydrogenase 6 isoform X1, whose product MAQTTPNHTQTVSGWAAHDSSGTITPYVFKRRENGKNDVTIEILYCGICHTDIHHVKNDWGITMYPVVPGHEITGLITKVGSDVSKFKIGDRVGVGCLAASCLKCDFCKQEEENYCDEIQLTYNGIFWDGSITYGGYSKMLVADHRFVVKVPDSLPMDAAAPLLCAGITVYSPFKDHNLLESPGKRIGIVGLGGLGHVAIKFGKAFGHHVTVISTSPSKEKEAKERLGADDFIISTDPEQMKSKFRTLDFILDTVSAHHSLGPTLELLKKKGTLMLVGAPDKPLDLPAFPMIFGKRSVKGSMTGSMKETQEMLDVCAKHNIRCDIEVVKTDQINEALDRLARNDVKYRFVIDIAGKP is encoded by the exons ATGGCTCAAACAACTCCCAATCACACACAGACTGTATCTGGCTGGGCAGCTCATGATTCATCTGGCACCATCACTCCCTACGTCTTCAAACGCAG AGAAAATGGGAAGAATGATGTGACGATTGAGATCTTGTACTGTGGAATATGCCACACTGATATCCACCATGTCAAGAATGACTGGGGTATCACCATGTACCCTGTTGTTCCCGG GCATGAAATTACTGGATTGATAACAAAGGTGGGAAGCGATGTGAGCAAGTTTAAGATAGGGGATAGAGTGGGAGTGGGGTGTTTGGCGGCTTCGTGTTTGAAGTGCGATTTTTGCAAACAAGAGGAGGAGAATTACTGTGATGAGATTCAGCTCACCTACAATGGCATTTTCTGGGATGGCAGCATCACCTACGGTGGCTACTCCAAGATGCTTGTAGCTGATCATCG ATTTGTGGTGAAGGTGCCAGACAGCTTGCCGATGGATGCAGCAGCACCACTCTTGTGTGCAGGAATTACAGTGTATAGCCCCTTCAAGGACCACAACTTGCTTGAATCTCCAGGAAAGAGAATAGGTATTGTTGGATTGGGTGGGCTTGGTCACGTTGCTATCAAATTCGGGAAGGCATTTGGTCACCATGTCACTGTTATCAGCACATCTCCTTCGAAAGAAAAGGAGGCTAAAGAGCGTTTGGGTGCCGATGATTTCATCATCAGCACCGATCCTGAACAGATGAAG TCCAAGTTCAGGACACTGGACTTCATATTGGACACGGTCTCAGCGCATCACTCTCTTGGACCGACTTTAGAGCtgcttaaaaagaaaggaacaTTGATGCTTGTTGGTGCTCCGGATAAGCCTCTGGACCTACCTGCTTTCCCGATGATATTCG GCAAAAGATCAGTGAAGGGTAGCATGACCGGAAGCATGAAAGAAACGCAGGAAATGCTGGATGTATGCGCCAAGCACAACATCAGGTGTGATATCGAAGTTGTCAAAACTGATCAAATCAACGAAGCTCTTGACCGTCTTGCTAGGAACGATGTCAAGTATCGTTTCGTCATTGATATTGCTGGGAAACCATAG